One Candidatus Methylacidithermus pantelleriae genomic window carries:
- a CDS encoding DUF58 domain-containing protein: protein MGPRSRSDASQSPKESSAQAGLLLRRLEWRIRRSSGWIVSGQYRSALRGKGREFDSVVKYEFGDDVRDIDWNVSARMGELYRKKFVEERELSLVLVFEDSPSLSFTLGGPTKREFLLECAVLVGILARMNRDRLGLWYTNGKESRFYPPARSWGIKAGCLTYLLRASAPPIWEKTPIEIPWDFLLRALPRHSILFWLGDFPPRSKPRYWEEIRRRFQPIGFRALDPREEDLPLLAPAEIFDPVTGQLLERAPGSFREDWHGFQQWWEKREEAWESFFPHPANRWTARTSDSPLRALVAFFRHRMRLLRRG from the coding sequence ATGGGTCCAAGAAGTCGCTCGGATGCATCGCAGTCCCCCAAGGAGTCAAGTGCACAAGCCGGTTTGCTTTTGCGCCGGTTGGAATGGCGCATTCGCAGGAGTTCCGGTTGGATCGTAAGTGGGCAATACCGCAGCGCTCTCCGAGGCAAGGGAAGAGAATTTGATTCGGTCGTGAAATACGAATTTGGCGACGACGTGCGAGACATTGACTGGAATGTGAGCGCGCGGATGGGCGAGCTTTACCGAAAAAAATTTGTGGAAGAGCGGGAGTTATCGCTGGTGCTCGTCTTTGAGGATAGTCCTTCCCTCTCCTTTACCCTAGGGGGACCTACCAAACGAGAGTTTCTTTTGGAGTGCGCGGTTCTGGTAGGCATCTTAGCTCGTATGAACCGTGACCGGTTGGGTCTTTGGTACACCAACGGTAAGGAGAGCCGGTTCTATCCCCCCGCCCGGAGCTGGGGGATTAAGGCTGGTTGTCTTACCTATCTTTTGCGTGCCTCGGCTCCTCCCATCTGGGAGAAAACCCCAATCGAAATTCCATGGGATTTTCTCCTTCGCGCCCTTCCGCGACATTCGATTCTCTTCTGGTTGGGCGATTTCCCTCCAAGATCCAAGCCTCGCTACTGGGAAGAAATCCGCCGAAGATTCCAACCGATTGGGTTTCGCGCGTTGGATCCCCGGGAAGAAGATCTGCCCTTGTTGGCGCCCGCGGAGATCTTCGATCCAGTGACAGGCCAGCTTCTGGAACGAGCCCCAGGTTCGTTCCGAGAGGATTGGCACGGCTTCCAGCAGTGGTGGGAAAAACGAGAGGAAGCGTGGGAGTCTTTTTTCCCTCATCCTGCCAACCGGTGGACGGCACGAACAAGCGATAGCCCTCTTCGTGCCCTCGTGGCCTTTTTTCGACACCGGATGCGCCTACTGCGGCGAGGATAA
- a CDS encoding COX15/CtaA family protein, which translates to MGRLAFHRYAIGVLGSVIVLIGVGGLVTSTESGLAVPDWPSTFGYNLFLFPFSRWVGGVFYEHLHRLTAAAVGILTFVLAVWAWWVEPRRWVRWLASGAALLVVLQGVIGGLRVIWLKQDLGLVHAVLAQGFLLVIGLVVLATSPFWWEGTELKTHAKAPAWLPWALGGTVVIVYSQILLGAAMRHAHLGLSILDFPTVYGKWWPVFTPDELANWNRWRMEHGWPPTTLGQIYLQWIHRGIGLALGLGALFYWVWGKKETSLPWFAGWSRLWGSLVVGEMGLGIATILTWRHPWIATAHVVLGSVILLLAGWAWVLVLKTRSQEVGRPNEKSPELLVPR; encoded by the coding sequence ATGGGGCGGCTGGCGTTTCACCGGTATGCGATCGGAGTCCTGGGCTCGGTCATTGTTCTCATCGGCGTTGGGGGGCTTGTCACCAGTACCGAGTCAGGACTGGCCGTACCAGACTGGCCCTCGACCTTCGGTTATAATCTTTTCCTTTTCCCTTTTTCCCGATGGGTCGGCGGAGTTTTTTACGAACACCTGCACCGGTTGACGGCGGCTGCGGTGGGGATCCTCACCTTTGTTTTAGCTGTTTGGGCTTGGTGGGTCGAACCCAGAAGATGGGTTCGTTGGCTAGCGTCTGGGGCGGCTCTCTTGGTCGTCCTCCAGGGGGTGATTGGGGGCTTGCGGGTGATCTGGCTCAAACAGGATCTGGGACTAGTTCATGCGGTCCTGGCTCAGGGATTTCTTTTGGTGATTGGTCTCGTCGTCTTGGCAACCTCTCCCTTTTGGTGGGAGGGGACTGAGTTAAAAACCCATGCGAAAGCTCCCGCTTGGCTTCCCTGGGCTCTGGGAGGAACAGTTGTTATTGTTTATAGCCAAATTCTTCTAGGGGCGGCCATGCGGCATGCTCATCTTGGGCTTTCCATTCTCGACTTTCCCACCGTCTATGGCAAATGGTGGCCGGTCTTTACTCCGGATGAGCTAGCGAATTGGAATCGCTGGAGAATGGAACATGGGTGGCCTCCTACCACGCTCGGTCAAATTTACCTCCAATGGATCCACCGCGGAATAGGGTTGGCTCTTGGGCTAGGGGCACTTTTTTATTGGGTTTGGGGAAAGAAAGAAACGTCTCTCCCGTGGTTTGCCGGGTGGTCGAGACTCTGGGGGAGCCTGGTCGTGGGTGAAATGGGTCTTGGGATCGCCACCATCCTAACATGGCGGCACCCGTGGATCGCCACCGCCCACGTGGTCCTTGGGTCCGTGATTCTTCTTCTGGCAGGATGGGCGTGGGTGCTGGTTTTGAAAACGAGGAGTCAGGAGGTTGGG
- a CDS encoding VWA domain-containing protein has product MEITSWQKPLWLLALLVLPVLAWARRAQPRAAWVIPHAGQWLRRRGCRAAWPTLLSYLGLVFLILALCRPQGPKAGENVRKMGYDIMLVLDISGSMQSEDYVRDGRPLSRLDAVRPVVEAFLKRRQNDRMGLIVFAGHPYTLAPLTFDHAWLRSQLARVRAGLAEDGTAIGDALGLALIRLGVLHPHSSSFHSSRFIVVLTDGANNCGRLNPLAAAQLCRKHGVPVYTVGAGKGNASSLAELDEPLLKAIAEETGGEFFRAPDSFTVEAAFRAIDAHRPSILQETQPRVKEERFGVFALAACLCWIAAWVLVTWRVSRPSLPRAWLSRLAILRRSKIPVEVKGL; this is encoded by the coding sequence ATGGAGATTACGTCCTGGCAAAAACCCTTGTGGCTTTTGGCGCTCCTAGTTTTGCCTGTGCTTGCCTGGGCAAGGAGGGCTCAACCCCGCGCGGCTTGGGTCATTCCGCACGCAGGACAGTGGCTCCGGCGTCGTGGATGCCGAGCGGCCTGGCCCACGCTTTTATCCTACCTGGGGCTTGTCTTTCTCATCCTGGCCTTGTGTCGGCCCCAAGGACCCAAAGCAGGTGAAAACGTCCGAAAGATGGGATATGACATCATGCTCGTATTGGACATTTCCGGGAGCATGCAATCAGAGGATTATGTGCGAGACGGTAGACCATTGAGCCGGCTCGATGCGGTTCGTCCCGTGGTGGAAGCTTTTCTTAAGCGGCGACAAAACGATCGCATGGGTCTTATTGTTTTTGCGGGTCATCCCTATACCTTGGCCCCTCTTACGTTTGACCATGCATGGCTCCGATCCCAGCTGGCACGGGTTCGAGCGGGGTTGGCCGAGGATGGAACCGCCATTGGCGATGCCCTGGGGCTTGCCTTAATACGGCTGGGTGTCTTGCACCCGCATTCTTCGTCGTTCCATTCGAGCCGATTCATTGTGGTTTTGACTGACGGGGCCAATAACTGTGGGCGACTCAATCCTCTGGCGGCAGCGCAGCTGTGCCGCAAGCACGGCGTACCCGTGTACACGGTGGGAGCAGGAAAGGGAAATGCAAGCTCGCTAGCGGAATTAGACGAGCCCCTGCTAAAAGCCATTGCCGAAGAGACGGGAGGCGAATTTTTCCGAGCCCCAGATAGTTTTACCGTAGAAGCCGCCTTCCGGGCCATTGACGCCCACCGGCCTTCAATCCTCCAAGAGACCCAGCCTCGGGTAAAGGAAGAGCGGTTTGGTGTGTTTGCCCTAGCCGCTTGCCTCTGCTGGATCGCAGCGTGGGTTCTCGTCACCTGGAGGGTTTCGCGGCCAAGCTTGCCCAGGGCGTGGCTAAGCCGCTTGGCTATCCTAAGACGCTCGAAAATCCCCGTGGAGGTAAAGGGTTTATGA
- a CDS encoding BatD family protein, which produces MKTLRHLLWILGSYWVLTPVASYGQLAYWVLPPDPVQAGVSFEIELVFEECIPQAAPQPPKVAGLSLRKLHVRSSSQFARSHQFPKTRFLFSALARDPGTYQIPPFEVPTDQGPVLVPKLAVWVAPPEANLSSFPSDTEPVRSVLIVPTTSVWVGEPFPIEYELVGKQGTIFEPAGPPEWSPEDLVIEGWKKAGVLYWQEEGKRAFRYQTNALATQPGKLQLPSVFQEVRVEIEARAGSGYFAPPSYQSLSTSSNTLTLEVKPLPPAPKGFSRAVGQFRLVSRIEPSEVRVGEPVSWTLEVAGVGNWPERWGLPPRTVPAGMRVVEPRPRRQLAGSSLFQGSLLEEVVLIPSQPGNYQLAPVVFTYFDPVQGSFQTLRTEPIFLRVLPSPMTQAGPNGIFFGPWKGTQSQGPIVGIATPPNLLRPELEGESLGWAPFPLVWTLLPGALVAGTLCVAWIFFACREARKTDPLWARHWEARSLEKLLEEPQILLENEKRQWVRQWTRKVAFLLGLSKAEPSFQDWKEALERHGIRGQAQETWLQLLSETERFLYSQEGTLPPDWPVRAREALQKAPWSQRPSVLLLGSRLRLRYFFPLLWLFVGMPWEAVWPEPLWELRQGNFSSAIQGWTSALSERPTDWKLRNNLGLALSQVGRWPEAMAHFASAVLLAPRKDEPRWNLKLALQKVGVADPRIVQLSQPWRFPFIASFAEWELLWTGAFTLLSLSFFPWMLGRYRLCPWTPCKRLASLGAGTALALGLVSLSALVAYGPLGDPNVALFVKDTRLRTLPTDAVEETRLVVAGNLGIGQKEFLGWQQVRLINREVGWTRKDALVFLYTFPRP; this is translated from the coding sequence GTGAAGACGTTGCGGCATTTGCTCTGGATCCTTGGGAGCTATTGGGTCCTGACCCCGGTGGCGAGTTACGGGCAACTGGCCTATTGGGTCTTGCCCCCGGATCCTGTGCAAGCGGGAGTTTCTTTTGAGATCGAACTTGTGTTTGAGGAATGCATTCCTCAAGCCGCTCCTCAGCCCCCTAAGGTGGCAGGCCTTTCGTTACGGAAGCTGCACGTTCGGTCCTCCAGTCAGTTTGCACGATCCCACCAGTTTCCGAAAACGCGCTTTCTTTTTAGCGCTCTGGCCCGGGACCCTGGAACCTACCAGATCCCGCCCTTTGAGGTGCCCACAGACCAAGGTCCTGTCTTGGTACCGAAACTGGCCGTCTGGGTAGCCCCACCCGAGGCAAACCTCTCCTCCTTTCCTTCCGACACGGAACCCGTGCGCTCGGTCTTGATCGTTCCTACTACTTCGGTATGGGTGGGAGAACCTTTTCCGATTGAATACGAGCTGGTGGGCAAACAAGGGACCATTTTTGAGCCGGCCGGTCCCCCGGAATGGTCCCCGGAGGATCTCGTTATCGAAGGATGGAAAAAAGCAGGGGTCCTGTACTGGCAGGAGGAAGGGAAACGCGCTTTCCGCTACCAAACAAATGCCCTGGCCACCCAACCGGGCAAACTCCAATTGCCCTCCGTTTTTCAAGAGGTCCGCGTCGAGATAGAAGCCCGAGCGGGGAGCGGGTATTTTGCTCCTCCGAGTTACCAGAGCCTTTCGACCAGTTCCAACACGCTGACCTTGGAAGTAAAGCCGCTTCCCCCTGCCCCAAAAGGGTTTAGCCGAGCGGTCGGTCAATTCCGGCTCGTGTCACGGATCGAACCCTCGGAGGTGCGTGTGGGAGAGCCGGTTAGCTGGACGTTGGAGGTCGCAGGAGTGGGCAACTGGCCCGAGCGCTGGGGATTACCCCCCAGGACTGTGCCTGCGGGAATGCGTGTGGTCGAACCACGACCCCGGAGGCAGCTAGCTGGAAGCTCTCTTTTCCAAGGCAGTCTTTTGGAAGAAGTCGTTCTTATCCCTAGCCAGCCAGGCAACTACCAGCTTGCGCCGGTGGTCTTTACGTACTTCGACCCGGTCCAGGGTTCTTTTCAAACCCTCCGAACCGAACCGATCTTTTTGCGTGTCCTCCCGAGCCCCATGACTCAAGCGGGACCCAACGGGATCTTTTTTGGGCCATGGAAAGGGACCCAGTCTCAAGGTCCCATTGTGGGGATCGCTACCCCACCGAACCTTTTGCGTCCCGAGCTAGAGGGAGAATCACTCGGGTGGGCTCCGTTCCCCTTGGTTTGGACCCTTTTGCCCGGAGCTCTTGTCGCGGGAACGCTTTGCGTAGCCTGGATTTTTTTTGCCTGCAGAGAAGCCCGCAAAACAGACCCCCTTTGGGCACGCCATTGGGAGGCACGCTCCCTAGAGAAGCTCCTCGAGGAGCCGCAAATCTTGCTAGAAAACGAAAAACGGCAATGGGTCCGGCAGTGGACAAGGAAAGTCGCTTTTCTTTTGGGATTATCAAAGGCCGAACCAAGTTTCCAAGATTGGAAAGAGGCTTTGGAGCGCCATGGGATCCGAGGCCAAGCCCAAGAGACCTGGTTACAACTCCTTTCAGAAACCGAGCGTTTTCTCTATAGCCAGGAGGGCACCCTTCCCCCCGACTGGCCCGTGCGCGCACGGGAAGCTCTCCAGAAAGCTCCGTGGTCCCAACGACCCAGCGTTCTCCTTCTTGGAAGCCGGCTTCGGCTGCGGTATTTCTTTCCCCTTCTCTGGCTTTTTGTGGGAATGCCTTGGGAAGCCGTGTGGCCCGAACCACTCTGGGAACTTCGCCAGGGGAACTTTTCTTCTGCGATCCAGGGATGGACATCGGCTCTTTCCGAGCGGCCGACTGATTGGAAGCTCCGGAATAACCTAGGGCTTGCTCTTAGCCAGGTAGGCCGCTGGCCGGAAGCAATGGCTCACTTTGCCTCTGCCGTACTCCTTGCTCCCCGCAAAGACGAACCCCGGTGGAACTTGAAACTTGCCCTTCAAAAGGTAGGGGTTGCCGACCCACGGATCGTCCAACTAAGTCAACCCTGGCGCTTTCCGTTTATCGCTTCCTTTGCCGAATGGGAACTTCTTTGGACGGGAGCCTTCACCCTGCTTTCCCTTTCGTTTTTCCCCTGGATGTTAGGCCGCTACCGGCTTTGCCCCTGGACGCCCTGCAAGCGACTTGCTTCCCTTGGGGCAGGGACGGCACTGGCGTTGGGTTTGGTCTCCCTCAGTGCTCTGGTTGCCTATGGTCCGTTGGGGGATCCTAACGTCGCTCTTTTTGTGAAAGACACAAGACTCCGCACTCTCCCGACAGACGCGGTGGAGGAAACTCGCCTGGTCGTTGCGGGAAATCTTGGGATTGGTCAAAAGGAATTTTTAGGCTGGCAACAAGTGCGGCTGATCAACCGCGAGGTGGGCTGGACGCGCAAGGATGCATTGGTCTTCCTTTACACTTTTCCGCGTCCCTGA
- a CDS encoding AAA family ATPase, which produces MGVTIHPSMESPPSSGTDGQNWSERVRREIQKAVLGQERIIERILVALLTGGHVLLEGMPGLAKTLLVKTVARVTGLDFERVQFTPDLLPSDLVGTLVYQPATGQFVPHLGPIFAHVILADEINRAPAKVQSALLEAMQECQVTLGGHSHQLPSPFLVLATQNPIEQEGTYPLPEAQADRFLFKLLIDYPSHEEERRMLQLWGYLTEEPNPQCVSSRDEILQLRRAVDKTYVSPAIEAYILSLVRATRNLAKGTGDHRGKPLAYGASPRASLALYQASRALAFLRGRTYVTPDLVQELFLDALRHRIGLSYEAIAEEKTPDDILCALLQTVPVPEE; this is translated from the coding sequence ATGGGCGTTACGATCCACCCCTCCATGGAATCCCCTCCTTCCTCCGGTACAGACGGCCAGAATTGGTCCGAGCGCGTGAGACGAGAAATTCAAAAGGCAGTGCTGGGCCAAGAACGAATCATTGAACGGATCCTCGTAGCCCTTCTGACGGGGGGTCATGTCCTTTTGGAAGGAATGCCGGGTCTAGCAAAAACGCTCCTTGTCAAAACGGTAGCCCGGGTAACAGGACTGGACTTTGAACGGGTCCAATTTACGCCGGACCTTTTGCCGAGCGATCTTGTGGGAACCCTTGTGTACCAGCCGGCAACCGGACAGTTTGTCCCTCATTTAGGACCGATCTTTGCCCATGTGATTTTGGCCGATGAAATTAACCGGGCCCCTGCGAAAGTCCAAAGCGCTCTCCTAGAAGCCATGCAAGAGTGCCAGGTCACCCTGGGAGGGCATTCCCACCAGCTCCCCTCCCCCTTTCTGGTCCTGGCGACCCAGAACCCGATCGAGCAGGAGGGAACGTACCCTCTGCCGGAAGCCCAAGCAGACCGGTTCCTTTTCAAGCTCCTCATCGACTACCCCTCACACGAGGAAGAACGCCGGATGCTACAACTGTGGGGGTATCTCACCGAAGAACCCAACCCCCAATGCGTATCCAGCCGGGATGAGATCCTGCAGTTGCGTCGAGCTGTCGACAAAACGTACGTTTCCCCGGCGATCGAAGCCTACATTTTGAGTTTGGTTCGTGCTACCCGGAATCTTGCCAAGGGAACGGGAGATCACCGGGGAAAACCCCTAGCCTACGGGGCTTCCCCCCGGGCGAGTCTTGCCCTTTACCAGGCCTCCCGAGCGCTAGCGTTTCTGCGCGGTCGCACCTACGTAACGCCGGATCTTGTGCAGGAACTTTTCTTGGATGCACTCCGCCATCGAATCGGGCTTTCGTATGAGGCCATTGCAGAAGAAAAAACGCCCGATGATATTCTTTGTGCGCTTCTCCAGACAGTCCCCGTTCCCGAGGAGTAG
- a CDS encoding HAD family hydrolase, which yields MRAHRTHPKRGIQLLCTDFDGTLLGGGGVHPSLWAVLVRLVEEEHIIWVINTGRTWEGLAHELWRLSPPVWPHWVVLGEREVYRIEAREPKPHKSWNELCQRAHHQLFERTRPFWRELLRYLHMESRARFTVDQLWSPVEIEATSEEEADRIHRFVRERICRWRSLSVVRNSRWFRFAHSFFHKGTALACIQRETATSPARTLAVGDHYNDLPMLEPVYAEYLACPANAIEPVKEKVRRYQGEIATGEASLGVLEVLEKVFLSASRSFSRGSRKELEE from the coding sequence TTGAGGGCCCATCGCACCCACCCGAAAAGGGGGATTCAATTGCTGTGCACGGATTTTGACGGGACTCTTTTGGGCGGAGGCGGGGTCCATCCTTCTCTTTGGGCCGTTTTAGTCCGTTTGGTCGAGGAAGAGCACATCATTTGGGTCATCAATACGGGACGCACGTGGGAAGGGCTGGCACATGAGCTTTGGCGACTTTCCCCGCCGGTATGGCCTCATTGGGTGGTCTTGGGCGAACGAGAGGTATACAGGATCGAAGCTCGGGAACCCAAACCTCATAAGTCATGGAATGAGCTCTGCCAGCGTGCCCATCACCAGCTTTTTGAACGAACCCGGCCCTTTTGGAGGGAACTCTTGCGGTATCTCCACATGGAAAGCCGAGCCAGGTTTACCGTCGACCAGCTTTGGTCCCCGGTTGAAATTGAGGCCACCTCGGAAGAAGAAGCAGACCGGATTCACAGGTTTGTCCGAGAACGGATTTGCCGGTGGAGGTCCCTCTCGGTTGTCCGTAATTCCCGATGGTTCCGTTTCGCTCACAGTTTTTTCCACAAAGGGACGGCGCTTGCTTGTATCCAACGAGAAACGGCTACTTCGCCTGCCCGAACCCTAGCAGTCGGGGACCATTACAACGATTTGCCCATGCTGGAACCCGTCTACGCCGAGTATCTTGCCTGCCCTGCCAATGCCATTGAACCCGTCAAGGAAAAGGTACGGCGCTACCAAGGCGAAATCGCCACAGGTGAAGCCTCGCTAGGAGTCCTCGAAGTGTTGGAAAAGGTTTTTCTATCGGCCTCCCGCTCGTTTTCAAGAGGGTCAAGAAAAGAGCTAGAGGAGTAA
- a CDS encoding vWA domain-containing protein, whose amino-acid sequence MSFGSPSFLWLLLAWTGFCLWFFLQRKTFSPFAQQPLCRVEIFPRQNRVIGIRNKTQVPLFLWLGVFFLLLALARPQWGKVAFSLPPGSSRKVLLVLDLSQSMLCTDVHPSRLGRAKVLVEGMLARLKGEEVGLVIFSGTAFEEVPFTRDYEVLRQTLAELDPSYLPVPGTRFRPMLETVLRVAERSKGEPIEVFLLSDGEAHDQSWSSYLGPLRKAPVRIWSIGIGTSSGSVIPAGKGLLHDSFGKVVVSRLEPRSLEELAQATGGGYLAGDRWVDLASLLEQLEGGRVPEGFSSGVTSERRQEHFALFLAIAFVLLCLSLWREIPASPPGSFQLPGGVLRKWGLSLALILGLASFSLSRQAWGAFLQTIEELSERDRLSGREYERLASDTLVHAQRELGLGHRVPRGIVLDALEAVDRGERSSPKLAPWKELRDRLNELLRELDKRENLGEPSFSPGRKKGGSSSSSSSTGRERAGESCQGESESRSDSNEGNGSFSFQQNSPPVPSGVAPQEQAGGQSSRSSISGEKDPLRIDQLSEIEEGDSQARILGRLRRSEATFSSKIDKPW is encoded by the coding sequence ATGAGTTTTGGGTCTCCCAGTTTTCTTTGGCTCCTACTGGCCTGGACCGGGTTTTGCCTTTGGTTTTTTTTGCAAAGAAAAACGTTCTCCCCTTTTGCTCAACAACCCTTGTGCCGTGTGGAGATTTTTCCCAGGCAAAACCGGGTAATCGGGATACGGAACAAAACTCAAGTCCCTCTTTTCCTTTGGTTGGGCGTTTTTTTTCTTCTTTTGGCGCTAGCTCGCCCCCAGTGGGGAAAAGTGGCTTTTTCTCTTCCTCCCGGATCCTCCCGAAAGGTGCTTTTGGTACTGGACCTTTCCCAAAGCATGCTGTGCACGGATGTCCACCCCAGCCGGCTGGGGCGCGCCAAGGTGCTCGTCGAAGGCATGCTGGCCCGGCTCAAAGGGGAGGAAGTCGGACTTGTGATTTTTTCCGGAACGGCCTTTGAAGAGGTTCCCTTTACGCGTGACTATGAGGTTTTGCGGCAAACGCTAGCCGAGCTCGACCCCTCGTATCTTCCGGTCCCTGGGACGCGTTTTCGACCGATGCTCGAGACCGTTTTGCGCGTGGCCGAGCGTTCGAAGGGAGAACCCATCGAAGTGTTCCTTTTGAGTGATGGAGAGGCGCACGACCAATCTTGGTCTTCCTATCTTGGGCCGCTGCGGAAGGCCCCGGTTCGCATCTGGTCCATTGGCATTGGGACTTCCTCGGGAAGCGTTATCCCTGCAGGCAAGGGCCTCCTCCATGATTCCTTCGGGAAGGTTGTCGTTTCCCGGCTTGAGCCGCGGTCACTGGAAGAATTGGCTCAAGCTACCGGGGGTGGCTATCTTGCGGGCGATCGCTGGGTGGATCTTGCTTCGCTCCTGGAACAACTGGAGGGTGGCCGAGTCCCGGAAGGATTTTCCTCTGGAGTAACATCTGAGCGTCGCCAGGAACACTTTGCGTTGTTTTTGGCAATAGCCTTTGTGTTGCTTTGTCTTTCCCTGTGGAGAGAAATTCCGGCAAGCCCGCCGGGTTCGTTTCAACTGCCCGGAGGGGTATTGAGGAAATGGGGTCTTTCCCTCGCCTTGATCCTGGGGCTTGCAAGCTTTTCCTTGTCCCGGCAGGCGTGGGGAGCGTTTCTCCAAACGATTGAGGAGCTTTCCGAAAGGGACCGGCTTTCGGGTAGGGAATACGAACGGCTCGCTTCCGACACGCTCGTCCACGCTCAGAGAGAACTGGGCCTTGGCCACCGGGTTCCCCGCGGAATTGTTCTTGATGCTTTAGAGGCCGTAGATCGAGGGGAACGCAGTTCACCCAAACTCGCCCCTTGGAAGGAACTTCGAGACAGGTTGAACGAACTCTTGCGCGAGCTCGACAAAAGGGAAAACCTTGGAGAACCATCCTTTTCGCCTGGCAGAAAAAAAGGGGGGTCGTCGTCCTCCTCCTCGTCTACGGGAAGGGAGAGGGCAGGCGAGTCCTGCCAGGGGGAAAGCGAGTCGCGCTCCGATTCGAACGAGGGAAACGGTTCTTTTTCTTTCCAGCAAAATTCGCCGCCAGTCCCGTCCGGCGTTGCCCCGCAAGAACAAGCCGGTGGTCAATCCAGCCGTTCCTCTATCTCTGGGGAGAAGGATCCCCTCCGCATCGATCAGCTCTCGGAGATTGAGGAAGGAGACTCCCAGGCTCGCATTCTGGGAAGGCTTCGGAGATCGGAAGCAACTTTTTCCTCAAAGATCGATAAGCCGTGGTAA
- a CDS encoding class I SAM-dependent methyltransferase translates to MKTCRICAYRADLPEIIAREVLLGTQEEFSYFECLRCGTVQICRIPEDLSRYYPPQYYSLAPPRELLERYARPSPVKSWLASLVLHKSFPAKSLLFRGRLFPQFLREVSKLGLRQDSAILDVGCGEGLLLRRMYSWGFSRLTGTDPFLATPVQLPGLTLKKGTLEELQGSFDLVTLHHVIEHVGDPRKLLGTARKLLHESSWLLITTPLADSYGWRKYRANWLGLDPPRHLHVFTVRSITALAQEAGYRLVEVVYDPGELLWEASFRISLGERPFGPSQSSWARQRAWKRWGQKLALLGDADVATLYFRLKAKE, encoded by the coding sequence GTGAAAACCTGCCGGATCTGCGCGTATCGCGCGGACCTTCCAGAAATCATTGCGCGCGAAGTTCTCCTAGGAACCCAGGAAGAATTTTCCTATTTTGAGTGCCTCCGGTGTGGAACCGTGCAGATTTGCCGGATCCCCGAGGACCTTTCCCGCTATTATCCCCCGCAGTACTATTCGCTGGCTCCTCCAAGAGAGCTTCTGGAAAGATACGCCCGGCCTTCCCCCGTCAAAAGCTGGCTAGCTTCGCTTGTTTTGCACAAAAGCTTTCCAGCTAAAAGCCTCCTCTTTCGAGGGCGACTTTTCCCTCAATTTCTCCGGGAAGTTTCCAAGCTTGGGCTTCGCCAGGATTCCGCCATTCTGGATGTAGGCTGCGGGGAAGGCCTCCTTTTGCGCCGCATGTATAGCTGGGGGTTTTCCCGCCTGACTGGAACCGATCCTTTTCTGGCGACCCCGGTCCAGCTCCCGGGCCTAACTCTAAAGAAAGGGACACTGGAAGAGCTTCAAGGTTCGTTCGATCTTGTGACCCTGCATCATGTCATCGAGCACGTGGGGGACCCGCGCAAGCTCTTGGGAACGGCTCGCAAGCTATTGCACGAAAGCTCTTGGCTTCTGATCACAACTCCCCTGGCCGATAGCTACGGGTGGCGAAAATACCGCGCTAACTGGCTCGGGCTTGACCCACCGAGGCACTTGCACGTCTTTACCGTGCGTTCGATTACGGCACTCGCGCAAGAAGCAGGCTACCGGCTTGTGGAAGTGGTTTACGACCCGGGAGAACTCCTGTGGGAAGCCTCTTTTAGGATTAGCTTGGGAGAAAGACCCTTTGGCCCAAGCCAATCCAGCTGGGCACGCCAGCGTGCTTGGAAACGCTGGGGGCAGAAGCTAGCTCTGCTGGGCGATGCCGATGTGGCGACCCTCTACTTCCGGTTGAAGGCTAAAGAATAA